In Rhinatrema bivittatum chromosome 11, aRhiBiv1.1, whole genome shotgun sequence, a single window of DNA contains:
- the NCDN gene encoding neurochondrin — MASSDECAPDAQETAKSPALERCLEVLRDAKNDSEQFAALLLVTKAVRASDVDAKTRRRIFSAVGFTFPNRLLVSREIPDGCPEHVFQALGVTLLACFCTDPELAGHPQVLNKIQILGEILVSSCDPNDVPLTSMIDDAYQCLNGILATPKGPRQMLCNETLPCLCKVYLNRKYGWHQALDLLARLLTTIAAKCWKKCRADLVAVLSMLSKDFQEAEDVSKFRLCEILPRFLPPSPLLVEASWGVACLRSIYQGLARILSSKLSESQRNPALHLAACLTSDYGADWILAENRQQGSKFLALLVNLACVEVRLSLEEPDPGYADSRQDLITACYAIMELGIQECTREESLLTEAQKLQLVAIVQEACGGLIYYLNQVGWQRMEDPFIFASVRLLSAWLAEETSALKQEVCSILPFLVRYARTRFQRGAACRDLPLRVAELALCSSSWGSQWPGDALRFLLPALCHLTAEEGPRRILVAEAAPVLLFEYFQHQWDIFSSGPPGREELSLQTACGIFLNLAVTAPDLVRQEHCFWSLMKTLMASLPTLLQKNEHLVLAANVATLGLMVARLLANSEAFGDIAAVKKFFRAAILFLCQAHVSEADPATEGLTVAVSSRYKTAWADISELWFLGMQAFATCVPLLSWLPQEVLESHWIQGMLELLGCVSPALVDLELVGAFQGILKELAEKSPACRELILAQGGIEKANLYGMAALEQCLGDESGPR; from the exons ATGGCATCCAGTGATGAATGTGCACCTGATGCCCAGGAGACTGCCAAGAGTCCGGCACTGGAACGATGTCTTGAGGTTCTGCGTGATGCTAAGAATGACAGTGAACAATTTGCAGCCTTATTGCTG GTAACAAAGGCAGTTCGAGCCAGTGATGTCGATGCTAAAACTCGGCGCAGAATCTTCAGTGCAGTTGGCTTCACATTCCCAAATCGGCTTCTTGTTTCCCGGGAGATCCCGGATGGGTGCCCAGAGCATGTTTTTCAAGCTCTCGGTGTGACTTTACTGGCCTGTTTCTGCACGGACCCTGAACTAGCGGGCCATCCTCAGGTCCTGAACAAGATTCAGATACTCGGTGAAATCCTTGTTTCCAGCTGTGATCCTAACGATGTGCCACTTACGTCTATGATTGATGATGCCTACCAATGCTTGAATGGCATCTTGGCAACACCCAAAGGTCCCAGGCAGATGTTATGTAATGAGACTTTGCCGTGTCTGTGCAAGGTCTACCTGAACCGCAAATATGGCTGGCATCAGGCTCTTGACCTTCTCGCAAGACTGTTAACCACAATAGCTGCTAAATGCTGGAAGAAGTGCAGGGCTGACTTAGTGGCAGTGCTCAGCATGCTCAGCAAGGACTTCCAGGAGGCAGAAGATGTGAGCAAATTTAGATTGTGTGAGATCTTGCCccgcttcctccccccatcaCCACTCCTTGTGGAGGCCTCCTGGGGTGTGGCGTGTCTGAGGAGCATTTACCAAGGACTGGCCCGTATTTTGAGCAGCAAACTGAGTGAGTCTCAGCGGAATCCCGCCTTGCACCTTGCGGCCTGTCTCACCAGTGACTACGGCGCTGACTGGATCCTGGCAGAGAACCGCCAGCAGGGCAGCAAGTTCCTGGCACTGCTGGTGAACCTGGCATGTGTGGAGGTGCGGCTGTCCCTGGAGGAGCCCGATCCGGGCTATGCAGATTCCAGGCAGGATCTGATCACTGCGTGTTATGCCATCATGGAGCTGGGGATACAGGAGTGCACCAGAGAAGAGTCCCTACTAACGGAGGCACAGAAACTGCAGCTGGTGGCCATCGTGCAGGAGGCTTGTGGGGGGCTCATATACTACCTGAACCAG GTGGGATGGCAGAGAATGGAGGATCCCTTCATATTTGCCTCGGTGCGGCTCCTCAGCGCTTGGCTGGCAGAGGAGACTTCTGCACTCAAGCAGGAGGTCTGCAGTATCCTGCCATTCTTGGTCCGTTACGCACGAACCCGCTTCCAACGGGGAGCTGCTTGCCGGGACCTCCCTCTGCGAGTGGCAGAGCTGGCGCTCTGCAGCAGCTCCTGGGGCTCACAGTGGCCCGGAGATGCTCTCAG GTTTTTGCTGCCCGCTCTGTGCCACCTGACGGCAGAGGAGGGGCCACGGAGGATCTTGGTTGCTGAAGCTGCCCCCGTCCTGCTGTTTGAGTACTTCCAGCACCAGTGGGACATCTTTTCCTCGGGTCCGCCAGGCAGGGAGGAGCTCAGCCTGCAGACTGCCTGTGGGATTTTTCTGAACCTGGCAGTGACCGCACCAGATTTAGTCAG GCAGGAGCATTGCTTCTGGTCCCTGATGAAGACCCTGATGGCATCCCTCCCAACGCTGCTGCAGAAGAACGAGCATCTTGTCCTAGCAGCCAATGTAGCCACACTAGGCTTAATGGTGGCTAGGCTGCTTGCCAATTCTGAAG CCTTTGGAGACATTGCTGCAGTGAAGAAGTTTTTCAGAGCTGCCATCCTGTTCCTGTGTCAGGCACATGTCAGTGAAGCAGACCCTGCGACGGAGGGGCTCACCGTTGCTGTGTCCAGCCGCTATAAAACTGCCTGGGCTGATATTTCAGAGCTGTGGTTCCTGGGGATGCAGGCGTTTGCCACCTGTGTGCCTCTCCTGAGCTGGTTACCGCAGGAGGTCTTGGAGAGTCACTGGATACAGGGCATGCTGGAGCTCCTAGGCTGTGTTTCTCCAGCCTTAGTTGACCTTGAACTTGTTGGTGCATTCCAAGGCATCCTTAAGGAGCTGGCAGAGAAGAGCCCAGCGTGCAGGGAACTCATCCTGGCCCAGGGCGGCATAGAAAAAGCCAACCTGTATGGGATGGCAGCCCTGGAGCAGTGTCTGGGCGATGAGTCTGGGCCACGCTAG